A region of Cygnus olor isolate bCygOlo1 chromosome W unlocalized genomic scaffold, bCygOlo1.pri.v2 SUPER_W1, whole genome shotgun sequence DNA encodes the following proteins:
- the LOC121062896 gene encoding LOW QUALITY PROTEIN: cyclic AMP-responsive element-binding protein 3-like protein 4 (The sequence of the model RefSeq protein was modified relative to this genomic sequence to represent the inferred CDS: inserted 1 base in 1 codon; substituted 3 bases at 3 genomic stop codons) — protein sequence MRQAPCATGRSGAVRWPQSPRIAAHDLPPGVPNSPVPRPPPLRCYRPRTAPASPRAPVLSANGGARAATSPGGRSEARRGGIAWRCVRAAGRAVASLAGGGCNVEMACPEDLAALADKDLLGFLLSNDAHGTADLGEENLLLEDWGLPGPKLLNKEMDDFISHMLSPCENEPGPLQGCSSADSDSDISEDQNLSHSPGSDFASSPQSLDIVXFDQSYSLHQDWPALESMRADLAEGDVSIDFETWMGLESTTAALEQSSSFPIAIDVDAGPQLMPRATMQPDFPELMLSDKERQLLEKEGVSLPTCLPPTKAEEQLLKKVCQKIXNKXSAQDSHRRKKIYVDGLENRVAACTAQNHELQKKVQFLQKQIRSVLEQLHKLQALVRQSTTTKMTTLSTCVMVLVLSCLILSPSFYSFGSRGLQPELGALLRQIHKFPNQAWXTAHSRQEEAALERLSPEPEDTSLLGSLSQSQEEGQSPPKPDLRSAFNSNSSSDPPATAGSELSRPQPQEQCSWNDPLHLEVLVPWKAKSQEWVEHAATVVIQQHHADEM from the exons ATGCGCCAGGCCCCATGCGCCACCGGGCGGAGCGGCGCAGTGCGGTGGCCTCAGTCCCCGCGCATCGCCGCCCATGATCTCCCACCGGGCGTCCCCAACAGCCCGGTACCGCGCCCACCCCCACTTCGCTGCTACCGCCCGCGGACAGCTCCCGCTTCGCCGCGCGCTCCCGTGCTATCAGCCAATGGCGGGGCTCGCGCCGCTACGTCACCCGGGGGGCGGAGTGAAGCGAGGCGAGGCGGGATCGCCTGGCGCTGCGTGAGGGCTGCTGGGAGGGCGGTGGCGTCACTGGCGGGTGGTGGATGCAACGTCGAG ATGGCATGCCCAGAGGACCTGGCTGCCCTGGCAGACAAGGACCTGCTTGGCTTTCTCCTGAGCAATGACGCTCACGGCACTGCAGACCTAGGGGAGGAGAACCTCTTGCTGGAGGACTGGGGCCTGCCAGGGCCCAAG CTCCTAAACAAGGAGATGGATGACTTCATCAGCCACATGCTGAGCCCCTGTGAAAATGAACCAGGCCCACTGCAGGGCTGTTCATCTGCTGACAGTGACAGCGACATTTCTGAGGATCAGAATCTGTCCCATAGCCCTGGCAGTGACTTTGCCAGCAGCCCTCAGAGCTTGGATATTGTGTAGTTTGATCAGAGTTATTCCCTCCATCAAGACTGGCCTGCACTGGAAAGCATGAGGGCTGATCTGGCAGAAGGAGATGTTTCCATTGACTTTG agACATGGATGGGTTTGGAAAGCACAACTGCGGCACTGGAACAGAGCTCCAGTTTCCCAATTGCCATTGATGTGGATGCCGGACCCCAGCTCATGCCTAGAGCCACCATGCAG cctGACTTCCCAGAGCTGATGCTGAGTGATAAAGAGAGGCAACTCCTGGAGAAAGAAGGTGTTTCATTACCAACCTGTCTGCCACCGACCAAA gctgaggagcagcttCTGAAGAAAGTGTGCCAAAAGA TGAACAAGTAGTCAGCCCAGGACAGTCATCGCAGGAAGAAGATCTATGTGGATGGCCTGGAAAACAG GGTGGCAGCCTGCACAGCTCAGAACCACGAGCTGCAGAAGAAGGTGCAGttcctgcagaagcaga TCAGGTCTGTGCTTGAGCAGCTGCACAAACTGCAGGCCTTGGTGAGACAgtccaccaccaccaaaatgACCACATTGAGTACCTGCGTCATG GTCCTGGTTCTGTCCTGCCTCATTCTCTCGCCCAGCTTCTACTCGTTTgggagcagagggctgcagccagagctTGGAG CGCTATTGCGGCAGATTCACAAGTTCCCGAACCAGGCTTGGTAGACAGcacacagcaggcaggaggaagctgCGCTGGAGAGGCTCAGCCCCGAGCCTGAGGACACCTCACTGTTGGGCAGCCTTAGTCAGTCACAGGAAGAGGGGCAGAGTCCACCCAAGCCTGATTTGAGATCTGCATTCAACAGCAACTCATCCTCTGACCCTCCTGCGACAGCAGGCTCCGAGCTGAGCCGTCCCCAGCCACAGGAGCAGTGCTCCTGGAATGACCCCTTGCACTTGGAGGTGCTGGTGCCGTGGAAAGCCAAGAGTCAGGAGTGGGTGGAGCACGCTGCCACTGTTGTCATCCAGCAGCACCATGCCGATGAGATGTGA